A window of Auraticoccus monumenti contains these coding sequences:
- a CDS encoding sensor histidine kinase, whose amino-acid sequence MTTAVRNPSAALPFWAWCTVAVFCTALYTTAVPVTTDAYDLGVLVALAVVTVQCGSLVLAVPRPLTGTALQLASVVALALVTRDSGNATWPLPVTGFLSLGALILLLGLRERWYVSLSTWWLSIVVLAAVVVSSPERYAVPDEWGTNLTVYAGSTAMLLIAAIALGQRHRIRADLERARRDVELEQAQRLYVEERARIARELHDVVAHSMSLIHMQALSAPFRLRAAESSAVDQEFEDIARSARGALDEMRQLLGALRSEDDDPDLVPQPQLADIDDLVTSTSRAGIPVEVELDPRAGTASPIVQLTIYRIVQEALSNVVRHAPGAATTIDVSVASGSFRVSVRNARAPSTSHPRTLPTPDRGGAGLRGMRERVGLLGGQLSTGPADAGGFLVDATIPSTDQ is encoded by the coding sequence ATGACGACAGCCGTCCGCAACCCCTCCGCCGCGCTCCCCTTCTGGGCGTGGTGCACGGTCGCGGTGTTCTGCACCGCGCTCTACACCACCGCGGTCCCGGTCACCACCGACGCCTACGACCTGGGCGTGCTGGTGGCCCTGGCCGTGGTGACCGTGCAGTGCGGCTCGCTCGTCCTCGCCGTCCCCCGCCCGCTCACCGGGACCGCGCTGCAGCTGGCGTCGGTCGTCGCGCTCGCTCTCGTCACCCGTGACTCGGGCAACGCGACGTGGCCGCTCCCCGTGACCGGCTTCCTCTCGCTCGGCGCGCTGATCCTGCTGCTGGGCCTCCGTGAGCGGTGGTACGTCTCCCTCAGCACGTGGTGGCTGAGCATCGTGGTCCTCGCCGCGGTGGTCGTCAGCTCCCCCGAGCGGTACGCGGTGCCCGACGAGTGGGGCACCAACCTGACCGTCTACGCCGGCTCCACCGCGATGCTGCTGATCGCGGCGATCGCCCTGGGTCAGCGGCACCGCATCCGTGCCGACCTGGAACGGGCGCGACGCGACGTCGAGCTCGAGCAGGCCCAGCGTCTCTACGTCGAGGAGCGCGCACGGATCGCCCGCGAGCTGCACGACGTCGTCGCGCACAGCATGTCCCTGATCCACATGCAGGCGCTGTCGGCGCCCTTCCGGCTGAGGGCCGCGGAGTCGTCCGCGGTCGACCAGGAGTTCGAGGACATCGCCCGCTCGGCCCGCGGCGCGCTCGACGAGATGCGCCAGCTCCTTGGCGCGCTGAGGTCCGAGGACGACGACCCCGACCTGGTCCCCCAGCCCCAGCTGGCCGACATCGACGACCTCGTCACGAGCACCTCCCGCGCGGGTATCCCGGTCGAGGTCGAGCTCGACCCGCGGGCCGGCACCGCGAGCCCGATCGTCCAGCTGACCATCTACCGCATCGTGCAGGAGGCGCTCAGCAACGTCGTCCGGCACGCACCGGGCGCTGCGACCACCATCGACGTGTCCGTGGCCAGCGGATCGTTCCGCGTCTCGGTGCGCAACGCCCGGGCCCCGAGTACGTCGCACCCCCGGACGCTCCCGACGCCTGACCGGGGCGGTGCGGGCCTGCGCGGGATGCGGGAACGCGTCGGCCTCCTCGGCGGACAGCTGTCGACGGGACCGGCCGACGCCGGAGGATTCCTCGTCGACGCGACCATCCCCTCGACCGACCAATGA
- a CDS encoding SDR family NAD(P)-dependent oxidoreductase, whose translation MDRTVKNAVAHRDGSRQDMGKLDGKVAIVTGGSRGIGAATALALAEEGADVAISYSSSEDQAKAVVAELEAKGVRAAAFRADQADATEAAGLIRSVVQQFGRLDVLVNNAGFTAAAPIDSEDVDVPALDRQLAVNYTGVAAAIREAFPLLPDGGRIVSISTGAATRTGFPGMADYAASKAALEGYSRGAARDLAHRGITVNVIQVGFIDTEMNPADGPAASMFLPTTAMGRYGRPEEVAAGVVFLASPQASYVTGTVLRIDGGYSA comes from the coding sequence GTGGACCGGACGGTCAAGAACGCCGTTGCTCATCGAGATGGAAGCAGGCAGGACATGGGAAAGCTGGATGGCAAGGTGGCGATCGTCACGGGCGGATCGCGGGGGATCGGGGCGGCAACGGCGCTGGCGCTGGCCGAAGAGGGAGCCGACGTCGCGATCAGCTACTCGTCCTCGGAGGATCAGGCGAAGGCCGTGGTCGCCGAGCTCGAGGCCAAGGGGGTGCGTGCGGCAGCCTTCCGCGCTGACCAGGCGGATGCGACGGAGGCGGCAGGGCTCATCCGCAGCGTGGTCCAGCAGTTCGGCCGACTCGACGTCCTGGTCAACAACGCAGGCTTCACCGCCGCTGCCCCGATCGACAGCGAGGACGTCGACGTGCCTGCCCTCGACCGCCAGCTCGCGGTCAACTACACCGGCGTCGCGGCAGCGATCAGGGAGGCGTTCCCGCTGCTGCCGGACGGTGGGCGGATCGTGAGCATCAGCACCGGCGCAGCGACGCGGACGGGCTTCCCGGGGATGGCCGACTACGCAGCCTCCAAGGCGGCCCTCGAGGGCTACAGCCGGGGCGCGGCCCGTGACCTGGCCCACCGGGGGATCACCGTCAACGTGATCCAGGTCGGGTTCATCGACACCGAGATGAACCCCGCCGACGGTCCGGCCGCCTCCATGTTCCTCCCCACCACAGCCATGGGGCGCTACGGCAGGCCGGAGGAGGTGGCCGCAGGCGTCGTCTTCCTGGCCAGCCCGCAGGCGTCCTACGTCACCGGCACGGTGCTGAGGATCGACGGCGGATACAGCGCCTAG
- a CDS encoding TetR/AcrR family transcriptional regulator, producing MDRTVKNAYPGAMARPRAFDEVQVLDTVREQFWDTGYAATSMEDLMRVTGLGKGSLYAAFGDKRQLFLRALRSYTEDIHHQLRRALTETPRAVDALRMLLEAPVGEGTGSGARRGCMLANSTSELGNADPDVLSHAHDTYERSTTLIADCVSRAQDQGDLPAHADPVSLARALLAAQQGIVYMSRTGMDTATLTATARSLAAQLLPTHSGS from the coding sequence ATGGACCGTACGGTCAAGAACGCGTATCCTGGAGCCATGGCACGACCACGAGCATTCGACGAGGTGCAGGTCCTCGACACTGTCCGGGAGCAGTTCTGGGACACCGGGTACGCCGCGACCTCGATGGAGGACCTGATGCGGGTCACCGGGCTGGGCAAGGGCAGCCTCTACGCGGCGTTCGGCGACAAGCGTCAGCTCTTCCTGCGGGCGCTGCGCAGCTACACCGAGGACATCCACCACCAGCTCCGGCGAGCCCTCACCGAGACCCCCCGCGCCGTCGACGCTCTCCGCATGCTGCTCGAAGCGCCGGTCGGTGAGGGGACCGGGTCCGGTGCCCGACGCGGCTGCATGCTCGCCAACAGCACGTCCGAGCTGGGCAACGCCGATCCGGACGTCCTCAGCCACGCCCACGACACCTACGAGCGATCCACGACGCTGATCGCCGACTGCGTCTCTCGCGCCCAGGACCAGGGCGATCTACCGGCCCACGCGGATCCGGTGTCACTGGCACGTGCCCTGCTGGCTGCGCAACAGGGGATCGTGTACATGAGCAGGACCGGGATGGACACGGCCACGCTCACCGCCACAGCACGATCACTGGCGGCTCAGCTGTTGCCAACCCACTCCGGGAGCTGA
- a CDS encoding fumarylacetoacetate hydrolase family protein → MTTIPTRRSGAGSPTRRNRHRLTVAGIVAASLGVTGLGSYAVLRTATPDFPLVYSERIDEGVTEAVAIADPATALTFARVDGASGPTVLAVTGYTGGDISGVDISAATGNAFTEPIAAFDELGYAALEDIATDASLPPVTVAASEVLTAVDTHKRHVGTGTNYREHQAESTIDEPFLFPKVGALTDSDEPLLAGTSGLLDYEVELGVVALDDITTETGTPEHMGLVLTNDWTDRELLSSQLEPDDLTAGAGFTNAKSQPGFFSTGDLFVIPADWQTYYQELELDLFVNGDLRQRADPSDMVWDAPTLIEKVLTIGDRTWDSDGVQTSLTAEPGVITRGTVIQSGTPEGVIHRAPDTRQRVLGFMEYAGSLGTNADSVVDSALQVYVREAHEAGVYLKPGDEIVTRSEGLGQIFTPIVPGERSESEDLG, encoded by the coding sequence ATGACCACCATCCCCACCCGCCGGTCCGGGGCCGGATCCCCCACCCGCCGCAACCGGCATCGCCTGACGGTCGCCGGGATCGTCGCGGCCAGCCTCGGCGTGACGGGCCTCGGGTCCTACGCCGTCCTGCGCACGGCGACCCCGGACTTCCCGCTGGTGTACTCGGAGCGCATCGACGAGGGCGTCACCGAGGCGGTCGCCATCGCCGACCCCGCCACCGCGCTCACCTTCGCCCGCGTCGACGGCGCCTCCGGGCCGACCGTCCTGGCCGTCACCGGGTACACCGGTGGAGACATCAGCGGCGTCGACATCAGCGCCGCCACCGGGAACGCGTTCACCGAGCCGATCGCCGCCTTCGACGAGCTGGGCTACGCGGCCCTCGAGGACATCGCCACCGACGCCTCCCTGCCGCCAGTCACCGTGGCGGCGTCGGAGGTGCTCACCGCCGTCGACACCCACAAGCGCCACGTCGGCACCGGCACCAACTACCGCGAGCACCAGGCCGAGTCGACCATCGACGAGCCCTTCCTGTTCCCCAAGGTCGGCGCACTCACCGACTCCGACGAGCCACTGCTGGCCGGGACCTCCGGCCTCCTCGACTACGAGGTCGAGCTCGGTGTGGTCGCCCTGGACGACATCACCACCGAGACCGGGACACCGGAGCACATGGGTCTGGTGCTGACCAACGACTGGACCGACCGGGAGCTGCTCAGCAGCCAGCTCGAGCCCGACGACCTCACCGCCGGCGCCGGCTTCACCAACGCCAAGAGCCAGCCGGGCTTCTTCAGCACCGGTGACCTCTTCGTCATCCCCGCCGACTGGCAGACCTACTACCAGGAGCTGGAGCTCGACCTCTTCGTCAACGGCGACCTCCGCCAGCGCGCCGACCCGTCGGACATGGTCTGGGACGCCCCCACCCTGATCGAGAAGGTCCTGACCATCGGCGACCGCACCTGGGACAGCGACGGCGTGCAGACTTCGCTCACCGCCGAGCCCGGCGTCATCACCCGCGGCACCGTCATCCAGAGCGGCACGCCCGAAGGCGTGATCCACCGCGCCCCCGACACCCGTCAGCGGGTCCTCGGCTTCATGGAGTACGCCGGCAGCCTCGGCACCAACGCCGACTCCGTCGTCGACTCCGCCCTCCAGGTGTACGTCCGCGAGGCCCACGAGGCGGGGGTGTACTTGAAGCCGGGCGACGAGATCGTCACCCGCTCGGAGGGTCTCGGGCAGATCTTCACCCCCATCGTCCCCGGCGAGCGGTCCGAGTCCGAGGACCTGGGCTGA
- a CDS encoding zinc ribbon-containing protein, producing the protein MADPVPAGSDVSAGTYPCTQCGYRLQVGSTKHLPPCPSCGSGHYETLSGGDSEDDPYPGRH; encoded by the coding sequence ATGGCTGATCCCGTTCCCGCCGGCAGCGACGTCTCCGCCGGCACCTACCCGTGCACCCAGTGCGGCTACCGGCTGCAGGTCGGCTCCACCAAGCACCTGCCGCCCTGCCCCAGCTGCGGCAGCGGCCACTACGAGACCCTCAGCGGCGGGGACTCCGAGGATGATCCCTACCCCGGCCGGCACTAG
- a CDS encoding response regulator, which yields MPTRVLIVDDQPMFRIGMSAILGAEDDITVVGQAGDGAEALERNRALRPDVVLMDVRMPRMNGIDATRQLTRPAGTAHVPRVLMLTTFDVDDYVYAALEAGASGFLLKDADAPELTAAVRVVAQGDSLLSPRVTRRLIENFVASRPPGLTSTTVFNSLTEREREVFQLIATGRSNTEIAGELYMAEQTAKSHVSRILTKLHLRDRIHAVMLAYETGLVTPGSPR from the coding sequence ATGCCCACCCGAGTTCTCATCGTCGACGACCAGCCGATGTTCCGCATCGGCATGTCCGCCATCCTCGGCGCCGAGGACGACATCACCGTCGTCGGTCAGGCCGGTGACGGCGCCGAGGCGCTGGAGCGGAACCGCGCGCTCCGACCCGACGTCGTCCTGATGGACGTGCGGATGCCGAGGATGAACGGCATCGACGCCACCCGCCAGCTCACCCGACCGGCGGGGACCGCCCACGTCCCCAGGGTCCTCATGCTGACCACCTTCGACGTCGACGACTACGTCTACGCAGCCCTCGAGGCCGGCGCCAGCGGGTTCCTGCTCAAGGACGCCGACGCCCCCGAGCTCACCGCCGCCGTCCGCGTCGTCGCCCAGGGAGACTCGCTCCTGTCCCCACGCGTCACCCGCCGGCTGATCGAGAACTTCGTCGCCAGCAGACCCCCGGGCCTGACGTCGACGACGGTGTTCAACAGCCTCACCGAGCGCGAGCGCGAGGTGTTCCAGCTGATCGCCACCGGACGGTCCAACACCGAGATCGCCGGCGAGCTGTACATGGCCGAGCAGACCGCGAAGAGCCACGTCAGCCGCATCCTCACCAAGCTCCACCTGCGCGACCGGATCCACGCCGTGATGCTGGCCTACGAGACCGGTCTGGTCACACCCGGTTCGCCACGCTGA
- a CDS encoding CPBP family intramembrane glutamic endopeptidase → MTTTPMTTTTPPTVTTPTTQSWLLRDDAPVSSPRVPPGVEYHRVYAGQKRRILRGVLTIVLLFVGLVAFARLALLGAGLIDAQLGRTGASPLQHAAGAVGLAALIPYSMLLQRLLYGLPAGSLHSVTGRFRLAVLARSLLLFGPLLVILIAVNFLVPGERVPWTTADLVALFVTGVLLTPLAAAGEEYGLRGLMFRVLGGWTRGARSGAVLGIVVTTVLFSLAHGTLDPYLLSSYLILFSVMAFVTWRTGGLEVAVVLHVVYNVTTLVLATTLHIDLLGALAGRGEAVGSPASLIPGAGLVLIAAVVWWTTRTSGPARTPAA, encoded by the coding sequence ATGACCACCACCCCCATGACCACGACGACCCCCCCGACCGTCACCACCCCCACGACGCAGAGCTGGCTGCTGCGGGACGACGCACCCGTCTCCTCGCCACGGGTTCCGCCGGGCGTCGAGTACCACCGCGTCTACGCCGGCCAGAAGCGCCGCATCCTGCGCGGCGTCCTCACCATCGTGCTGCTCTTCGTCGGACTGGTCGCCTTCGCCCGCCTCGCCCTGCTCGGCGCCGGGCTCATCGACGCCCAGCTCGGCCGCACCGGGGCCTCGCCTCTGCAGCACGCCGCCGGCGCGGTCGGCCTCGCCGCGCTGATCCCGTACAGCATGCTGCTCCAGCGCCTGCTCTACGGGCTGCCCGCCGGCTCGCTGCACTCCGTGACCGGACGCTTCCGCCTCGCCGTCCTCGCCCGATCCCTGCTCCTCTTCGGGCCCCTGCTCGTCATCCTCATCGCCGTCAACTTCCTGGTACCCGGGGAGAGGGTGCCCTGGACCACGGCCGACCTCGTCGCCCTGTTCGTCACCGGCGTGCTCCTCACCCCCCTCGCCGCGGCCGGTGAGGAGTACGGGCTCCGCGGCCTGATGTTCCGCGTGCTCGGCGGCTGGACCCGCGGCGCCCGATCCGGTGCCGTCCTCGGCATCGTCGTCACGACCGTCCTGTTCTCCCTCGCCCACGGCACCCTGGACCCCTACCTGCTGTCCTCCTACCTCATCCTGTTCTCGGTGATGGCCTTCGTCACCTGGCGCACCGGTGGGCTGGAGGTCGCCGTCGTCCTGCACGTCGTCTACAACGTCACGACCCTCGTCCTCGCCACGACCCTGCACATCGACCTCCTCGGCGCCCTCGCCGGCCGCGGTGAGGCGGTGGGCTCCCCCGCCAGCCTGATCCCCGGCGCCGGCCTCGTCCTCATCGCCGCCGTCGTCTGGTGGACGACCCGGACGTCGGGCCCCGCGCGCACGCCCGCAGCCTGA
- a CDS encoding DUF3048 domain-containing protein: MQLKRPQTIGLAVAAAVVVAAVVVAVALGGRGPSAAPATPGPAPSSAAPSPSATPTPSPSPTPEPEPVDPLTGEEVVEAEVFAVKIDNLAPARPQLGLSSADIVVAEEVEAGLSRLVAVFHTEFPDRVGPVRSARNTDVELLPLFGEPGLVYSGANSKVQANVRGSKHLVPIERSDRDSTRPAPHNVVVDLGALAKQHEVGEARDIGWEFGDQDDAWDGAEDSDDLAVGIGGDDFTFERRDDRYQPAVNGDPYTDGGDAVLVDNVVVLSVRNRDDEDTTSSQSIVSETTGKGKVEVTREGRTLTGTWRRDEVEDPMTFTDEDGEPMLLKPGSSWVLLKG, translated from the coding sequence ATGCAGCTCAAGCGTCCCCAGACCATCGGCCTGGCCGTGGCCGCCGCCGTCGTGGTGGCTGCGGTCGTCGTGGCCGTCGCCCTCGGTGGCCGTGGCCCGTCGGCCGCCCCCGCCACCCCGGGACCCGCCCCGTCCAGCGCCGCCCCGAGCCCCAGCGCCACCCCCACCCCGAGCCCCAGCCCGACGCCCGAGCCCGAACCGGTCGACCCGCTGACCGGCGAGGAGGTGGTCGAGGCGGAGGTGTTCGCGGTGAAGATCGACAACCTGGCCCCCGCCCGGCCCCAGCTGGGGCTCTCCTCGGCCGACATCGTGGTGGCCGAGGAGGTCGAGGCCGGCCTGTCGCGGCTGGTGGCGGTCTTCCACACCGAGTTCCCCGACCGGGTCGGCCCGGTCCGCAGCGCGCGGAACACCGACGTGGAGCTGCTGCCGCTGTTCGGGGAGCCCGGGCTGGTCTACAGCGGGGCCAACTCCAAGGTGCAGGCGAACGTCCGCGGCTCGAAGCACCTGGTGCCCATCGAGCGCAGCGACCGCGACAGCACCCGGCCAGCCCCGCACAACGTGGTGGTCGACCTCGGGGCGCTGGCGAAGCAGCACGAGGTGGGGGAGGCCCGCGACATCGGCTGGGAGTTCGGCGACCAGGACGACGCCTGGGACGGTGCCGAGGACAGCGACGACCTGGCGGTGGGCATCGGCGGGGACGACTTCACCTTCGAGCGTCGCGACGACCGCTACCAGCCCGCCGTCAACGGCGACCCCTACACCGACGGTGGCGACGCCGTCCTGGTCGACAACGTGGTGGTGCTCTCGGTGCGCAACCGCGACGACGAGGACACCACCTCCAGCCAGTCGATCGTCTCCGAGACCACCGGCAAGGGAAAGGTCGAGGTGACCCGCGAGGGCCGTACCCTGACCGGCACCTGGCGCCGTGACGAGGTGGAGGACCCGATGACCTTCACCGACGAGGACGGCGAGCCGATGCTGCTCAAGCCGGGCAGCAGCTGGGTTCTGCTCAAGGGCTGA
- a CDS encoding DsbA family oxidoreductase translates to MTESPIAVDIWIDFVCPFSYIATARMQAAAARVAAPVDVAYHSFQLMPDLPEDYEASNAEFFRDHRGIPPEELEQRSQPLVQMTAGAGLPYRLADIQQASTLKAHQLLHHAKARGRQVDAAAALYRAHFAEGRHIGRLGVVLDIAGQLGLDRADVERSLVSEQHLGDVRADTDRAAQLGIQVVPFFVFDEAYSLSGAQEIETLVDVLTRMGNGASTARA, encoded by the coding sequence ATGACCGAGTCACCCATCGCAGTCGACATCTGGATCGACTTCGTGTGCCCCTTCTCCTACATCGCGACCGCACGGATGCAGGCAGCCGCCGCCCGGGTAGCAGCCCCCGTCGACGTCGCGTACCACTCGTTCCAGCTGATGCCGGACCTCCCCGAGGACTACGAGGCCAGCAATGCCGAGTTCTTCCGCGACCACCGCGGGATACCGCCGGAGGAGCTCGAGCAGAGGAGCCAGCCGCTGGTCCAGATGACGGCCGGAGCGGGACTGCCCTACCGTCTTGCAGACATCCAGCAGGCCAGCACCCTGAAGGCCCATCAGCTCCTGCACCACGCCAAGGCCCGTGGCCGGCAGGTCGACGCGGCAGCAGCTCTGTATCGCGCCCACTTCGCCGAGGGCCGACACATCGGCCGCCTTGGCGTCGTCCTCGACATCGCCGGACAGCTGGGCCTCGACCGGGCCGACGTCGAGCGGTCACTGGTGTCTGAGCAGCACCTTGGGGACGTGCGGGCAGACACCGACCGTGCGGCGCAGCTGGGCATCCAGGTCGTGCCGTTCTTCGTCTTCGACGAGGCCTACAGCCTGTCCGGGGCGCAGGAGATCGAGACGCTCGTCGACGTCCTCACGCGGATGGGCAACGGGGCCAGCACGGCACGCGCCTGA
- a CDS encoding SDR family oxidoreductase — translation MDIFVTGASGFIGRAVVPELLASGHRVSGLARSATAARTISDLGATAVRGTLDDLDLLRSTAGANDAVVHLAFKHDIAFTGDYDGAAEADRVAIETLGTSVGGDDPTLVIASGLAGLSFGRPTTERDVPTEAGPATARLAGAAAALALADRGVRSSVVRLAPTVHADGAGGLAEMYANASRAAGVIRYIGDGAFRWPAVHRSDAATLFRLAVEQAAAGSVLHAATEEGIAVRDLAEALGRSMGLPVESIAREGAEEHLGWLAGFVATDVPASSAITRDQLGWRPSGPSLLDDVSAGHYA, via the coding sequence ATGGACATCTTCGTCACCGGAGCATCCGGATTCATCGGCCGTGCCGTCGTGCCCGAGCTGCTCGCGTCAGGCCACCGGGTCTCAGGGCTCGCACGCTCCGCGACCGCGGCCAGGACGATCTCCGATCTCGGCGCGACGGCCGTGCGCGGCACACTCGACGACCTCGATCTCCTGCGATCGACGGCCGGGGCGAACGACGCCGTCGTCCACCTCGCGTTCAAGCACGACATCGCGTTCACCGGTGACTACGACGGCGCCGCCGAGGCCGACCGTGTCGCGATCGAGACCCTCGGCACCTCGGTCGGCGGCGACGACCCGACCCTCGTCATCGCGTCCGGACTGGCCGGGCTGTCGTTCGGTCGGCCGACGACCGAGAGGGACGTCCCGACGGAGGCCGGCCCGGCCACCGCACGACTGGCAGGCGCGGCGGCGGCCCTGGCCCTCGCGGACCGCGGCGTCCGGTCATCCGTGGTGCGTCTCGCTCCCACCGTGCACGCCGATGGGGCGGGCGGACTCGCTGAGATGTACGCGAACGCGTCCCGTGCGGCGGGCGTCATCCGCTACATCGGGGACGGCGCATTCCGCTGGCCCGCGGTGCACCGCTCGGACGCTGCGACGCTCTTTCGTCTTGCGGTCGAGCAGGCCGCAGCGGGCTCGGTGCTGCACGCCGCAACGGAGGAGGGGATCGCCGTCCGCGACCTGGCCGAGGCGCTGGGTCGGAGCATGGGACTGCCCGTGGAGTCGATCGCGCGGGAGGGTGCCGAGGAGCACCTCGGCTGGCTGGCCGGATTCGTCGCGACGGACGTCCCGGCGTCCAGCGCGATCACCCGCGATCAGCTGGGCTGGCGACCGTCCGGACCGTCCCTGCTCGACGACGTCAGCGCTGGCCACTACGCCTGA
- a CDS encoding TetR family transcriptional regulator: protein MSRWDPGAQGRLADAALELFAEQGFDRTTVAGIAARAGLTERTFFRHYADKREVLFAGDRLAHHIAARLAEVPSGVTPLEAVTVVMEDASEVTTARADWARQRAEIVAAHPELRERELAKMGMLATVMAEGLRERGVSAAPAQLTAEIAVLAFRLAYERWAAGPPSVPAASLVRVLLAELRDAVTSTCPSPTAPTPP from the coding sequence ATGAGCCGATGGGATCCGGGCGCGCAGGGCCGTCTGGCGGACGCCGCGCTGGAGCTTTTCGCCGAGCAGGGCTTCGACCGCACGACGGTCGCCGGCATCGCAGCCCGCGCCGGGTTGACCGAGCGCACGTTCTTCCGCCACTACGCCGACAAGCGCGAGGTGCTGTTCGCGGGCGACCGCCTCGCGCACCACATCGCTGCGCGCCTGGCTGAGGTGCCGTCCGGCGTGACTCCGCTCGAGGCAGTGACCGTCGTGATGGAGGACGCCAGCGAGGTGACCACCGCCCGGGCCGACTGGGCCCGTCAGCGAGCCGAGATCGTGGCGGCCCATCCTGAGCTCCGAGAGCGCGAGCTCGCCAAGATGGGGATGCTGGCGACGGTGATGGCCGAGGGCCTGCGCGAACGAGGAGTCTCAGCGGCTCCCGCGCAGCTCACCGCCGAGATCGCGGTCCTGGCGTTCCGCCTGGCCTACGAGCGATGGGCGGCCGGCCCTCCGTCGGTGCCCGCCGCGTCCTTGGTACGCGTTCTGCTCGCCGAGCTGCGCGACGCAGTGACTTCTACGTGCCCCTCCCCGACTGCACCGACCCCGCCATGA